The proteins below come from a single Natranaerofaba carboxydovora genomic window:
- a CDS encoding tyrosine-type recombinase/integrase: MLLRFAADEFLDEKELQNLAEWSVNHYRKYLDEFMKFCEENEVLNVQDVKPNLIKSFLSYCKKERKNAPATLNTKLKHLKVFFNYLEKEDIIDPKNNPIKDIKPIKFKSQKKPFSDYHIRQMLNYYKRSIKRRNSFTNLRNYVLLLYLLGTGARLNEFRNAKWEDIDFEKGTIYIYGKRDKAVTLPLTQKLQKEIAYYKSYCKQYFGEVSEFIFVDKNNKQLSKYGAQSIFKRLNEAMNFKDLSVNCHRFRHTFAINLVKQGCDAFTLQCLLRHEDISISKNYVNIYGTNLKEQNEKYNPLNHLDI; encoded by the coding sequence ATGTTGTTAAGATTTGCTGCTGATGAGTTTTTAGATGAAAAGGAGCTTCAAAATCTAGCAGAGTGGTCGGTAAACCATTACAGGAAGTACTTAGATGAATTTATGAAGTTTTGTGAGGAAAATGAAGTTTTAAATGTACAAGATGTTAAGCCTAATTTGATTAAATCATTTTTATCTTATTGCAAAAAAGAAAGAAAAAACGCCCCCGCCACCCTCAATACAAAACTAAAACACCTAAAAGTTTTCTTTAACTATTTAGAAAAAGAAGATATTATTGACCCTAAAAATAACCCGATTAAAGATATTAAACCAATAAAATTTAAAAGTCAGAAAAAACCTTTTTCAGATTACCACATTAGACAAATGCTAAATTATTATAAAAGGTCAATTAAACGTAGAAACTCTTTTACTAATCTGAGAAATTATGTTTTATTACTTTATTTGTTGGGTACTGGAGCTAGATTAAATGAGTTTAGAAATGCTAAATGGGAGGATATAGATTTTGAAAAAGGTACTATTTACATTTACGGCAAAAGAGATAAAGCTGTGACCCTCCCCCTCACCCAAAAACTTCAAAAAGAAATCGCATATTATAAAAGCTACTGTAAGCAATATTTTGGTGAAGTATCTGAATTTATATTTGTAGACAAAAATAATAAGCAGCTTAGTAAGTATGGAGCTCAAAGTATCTTTAAAAGGTTAAACGAAGCTATGAATTTTAAAGATCTATCAGTAAATTGCCATAGATTTCGCCACACCTTTGCAATTAATTTAGTAAAACAAGGATGTGATGCCTTTACCTTGCAATGTCTTCTCCGACACGAGGACATTAGCATATCAAAAAACTATGTGAACATTTATGGGACTAATCTAAAAGAACAAAACGAAAAATATAATCCTTTAAATCATCTCGATATTTAA
- a CDS encoding RNA polymerase sigma factor: protein MNYPGDELLVQRCKKGQLEAYEKLIKKYENKVYSLCYRYSGNYDDANDLAQEAFIKVFNSIDKFKGKSAFSTWLYRVTANVCLDEMRKKKKTPISIDKPQETEEGEVYFNLPDQKYNPEIIAEKNDLKQLVHKGISKLPKEQRIIIILREMEELSYEEISEVLEISIGTVKSRLNRARKNLKEILSHNAELFPTNTHLKNKEV from the coding sequence ATGAATTATCCTGGAGATGAATTGCTTGTACAGCGATGCAAAAAAGGCCAACTTGAGGCCTATGAGAAACTTATAAAAAAATATGAAAACAAGGTGTATTCACTTTGCTATAGATATTCAGGTAACTACGATGATGCTAATGATCTTGCACAGGAGGCATTTATAAAAGTTTTTAATTCTATAGATAAGTTTAAGGGAAAATCTGCTTTTTCTACCTGGCTATACAGGGTGACAGCAAATGTATGTCTTGATGAGATGAGAAAAAAGAAAAAAACGCCAATATCTATTGATAAACCACAGGAAACGGAAGAAGGAGAAGTATATTTTAACCTACCTGATCAAAAGTATAATCCAGAAATAATTGCTGAGAAAAATGATTTGAAACAACTAGTACATAAAGGAATCTCTAAGCTACCCAAAGAGCAAAGAATCATAATTATCTTACGCGAAATGGAAGAATTAAGCTATGAAGAAATATCTGAAGTATTAGAGATTTCTATTGGTACTGTAAAATCAAGACTAAATCGTGCTAGAAAAAATCTTAAAGAAATTTTGAGCCATAATGCGGAACTTTTTCCAACAAATACACATCTAAAGAATAAGGAGGTGTGA
- a CDS encoding anti-sigma factor family protein, translating to MDCNKVLDNLSLLIDGRLSNLDEKQIEKHLSNCSECREEYNTLKEVSELVSSLGEKTPPEGFSDKIIERVKHDQEAAEKDEVVDATGEVSAKDTVSIYTLRKVAVAAVVFFFLLGNSFIWAISDGAMATVEEDEDVNIKVDMRLAGPTIQVRDAGEDVEKSTTEGLTNEVEEDGLLSWIDEYSSFLVFNGIYVPVAAVAILFMRMKNDDVEDEEADD from the coding sequence ATGGACTGCAATAAAGTATTAGATAACTTGTCGTTACTGATAGACGGACGTCTGTCTAATTTGGATGAAAAACAAATAGAAAAGCATTTGAGTAATTGTTCTGAATGTAGGGAAGAATATAACACGTTAAAGGAAGTAAGTGAACTTGTTAGTTCTTTAGGCGAAAAAACCCCTCCTGAGGGTTTCTCTGATAAAATTATAGAGCGTGTAAAACATGATCAAGAAGCTGCAGAGAAAGATGAGGTTGTAGATGCTACAGGCGAGGTTTCAGCTAAGGATACAGTTAGTATTTATACCTTGAGAAAAGTAGCCGTAGCTGCTGTGGTATTTTTCTTTTTACTTGGAAACAGTTTCATCTGGGCTATATCAGATGGTGCAATGGCAACAGTTGAAGAAGATGAAGACGTTAATATTAAGGTAGATATGAGGCTTGCTGGTCCAACAATCCAGGTGAGAGATGCTGGAGAGGATGTAGAGAAGTCCACTACGGAGGGTTTAACGAACGAAGTTGAAGAAGATGGTTTGCTCTCATGGATCGATGAGTATTCTTCTTTTTTAGTCTTCAATGGCATATATGTTCCGGTTGCTGCCGTGGCAATATTATTTATGAGAATGAAGAATGATGATGTAGAAGATGAAGAGGCTGACGACTAA